DNA sequence from the Bdellovibrionota bacterium genome:
TGAACGCTTTGCCGAGATTTCACGGCAGATGAGGCGAGATCGAGAACTCGCGTTTTACGGATCGGAAGATCTAACGCCGAGCGAGTTCTATAAGAAGGCGGACGCCGAGCGAGCGCTGGGAGACGCACGGTTCATTTGGGAAAAACTGCGCCCCTTCGCAACGTAACCCGCAACGGTAGAATCAGTCGCCTTTAAGCGCGACTTTGCAGGAGTCCGAAAGCGTCTCCTGCTTTTTCAAACATTGAAGTATTCGGCCTCCGCCCGGTTCGACTCCCTTGCAAAGCGTGTCGGCGTCTTTTTGGCATGGCCCCATCTCTTCCGCTCGGGACGGCGGAGCCGGCATCTCGAGACAGGCCGAGATAAGTGCGAACATAAATATAGAGCCCAATTTTTTCTTCACGGTGTTCTCTTCAAAAGACATAACGCAAGACATCGTGGACGGAAAGCGTGTAGAACGAACCGTCCGATTTTTCAATCGGCACATGTCGAAAATTCCCCATCGCCATTTTGTTCAATGCGTATGCGATCGTGTCGTCCTCGCTCAGCACTTCCGGGGAAGCCGTCATCATTTGTTCGACCGCATAATCCGATAGATCGACACCGGGGCGGCCCAATTTATGAAGAAGATCCCGCTCGGTGAAGATGCCGGCCAGTTTTCCGTCCTCCATGACCAAGACGCAGCCGTTCCCCGTTTCTTTCATCTTCTGAACGACCTGCTTGACCGTGCCGCTCGGTTTGGTGATCAGAGGTTCACGGACACCGACCTTCCGAATCGTGTCTTTCATGATCTTTTTCTGCCATCCCTCCGTCGGGTTCGGCATTCCCCCTTCATGCGTGAGCGAGGCTTGGCATTCATCGCAATGATCGGCCCCCTCCAGATTCTCGTACCCGCAGAAGGAACAGAGCATGTTACTTAACCTCCCAGGTTTCGGAACCGCGGAGGAGCTTGCCGAGATCGCCCTTGCCCTTCATGGTTTTCACTTCTGCGATCTGGCCGTGGAGCATTTCCTCGTACGTCGGCTTTTGGACGCTCCGCACGACGCCGATCGGCACCGGATAATTCGGGTAGTCCATCCGCGTCAGCATATAGGCGATCGTCGGGTTCTCGGCATGTTCGTCATGAACGAGGATGTCGGCTTCCGTCACGCCGTTCTCCCCGATCGTCACAATTTCCGGTCGGTTGTCCTTCAGGCGGATTCCTTTTTTCCGATCCGCTCCGAAAAGCATCGGCTTTCCATGCTCCAATGCCAACAACCGATCGTCACGAAATTCACGTTCGGTGAGGTTCTTGAAGGCGCCGTCGTTGAAAATATTGCAGTTCTGGTAAATCTCGACGAACGATACCCCTTCGTGGCCCGCCGCTCTGCGAACCGTCTCGGTGAGATGTTGGGTATGGACGTCGATCGTTCGCGCGATGAACGTAGCCTCGGCAGCCAGGGCCAGAGAAAGCGCGTTGATGGGGTAATCGATCGATCCGTACGGAGATGATTTGGTCTTCTTCCCCTTCTCCGAGGTGGGGGAATACTGGCCTTTCGTCAAGCCGTAGATCCGGTTGTTGAACAGAAGGATGTTGAGGCCGACGTTTCTCCGCAGGCAATGGATGAAATGATTCCCGCCGATGGAAAGTGCGTCGCCGTCTCCGGTGACCACCCATACCGTTAATTCCGGCCGGGATACTTTTAGTCCCGTGGCAAGAGTCATCGCCCGCCCGTGAATGCTGTGGAAGCCGTACGTCTTCATATAATAAGGGAAACGGCTGGAACACCCGATCCCTGAGATGAACACGTGGTTTTCTTTCGGAATGTTCAACGTCGGCATCAGACGCTGGATCGACGCCAAAACAGCGTAGTCGCCGCACCCGGGGCACCATCGGACTTCTTGATCGGAGACGAAATCGTCTCGGGTCAAATTTAGAGGTTCAGTCATATTAGTTTTTCCACCGCCTCTTTCACTTCCGCAATTTTAAACGGCTGTCCCTGGACCTTGTTCAGTCCGATCGCATCGACCAGGAATTTGTGTCGAAGCACGAGTTTCAACTGCCCTAGGTTCAGCTCGGGAACGAGTATCTTTTCGAAGCGCTTTAGGACTTCGCCCAGGTTCTTGGGCATTGGATTCAAATAACGGATGTGAATACTGGAGACCGCTTTCCCTTCTTGCTGAAGGGCCTCAACGGCCGTCGTGATCGCGCCGTACGTACTGCCCCATCCGACCACCAATACTTTTCCCGATGGCTTCCCGTAGATTTCGATGTCGGGAATGTCCTGTGCGATTCGCTCGATCTTGGCCGCCCGTAGACGGACCATCTTGTCGTGGTTGATCGGGTCGTAGCTGACGTTTCCGGTGATGTCCTGCTTTTCCAAGCCGCCGATCCGGTGTTCCAACCCCTTTGTCCCGGGCACTACCCAGGGCCGTGCCAGGGTCTTCTCATCCCGTTGGTAGGGTTGGAAATTTTTCGCATCCACCAGATGTTTGATCTCAAACTTCTTGAGCGACTCAACCGAGGGGACTTTCCATGGCTCGGCGCCATTGGCGAGATAACCGTCCGAGAGAAAGAATACCGGCGTCATGTACTTGGTGGCGATCCGAAACGCCTCGGTGACGAACGAAAAGCATTCGCCGGGAGTTCCCGGAGCGACGACCGCAACGGGGCATTCGCTGTTCCGCCCGTACAACGCTTGCAGAAGGTCCGCCTGTTCGGTCTTCGTCGGAAGGCCGGTACTGGGTCCTCCTCGCTGAACGTTGATAATAACCAAAGGAAGTTCCGTCATGACGGCGAGGCCGATCGCTTCCGACTTGAGAGCGACGCCCGGTCCGCTCGTTCCGGTCACACCGAGGTGCCCGCCGAACGAAGCACCGATCGCGGCGCCGATCGCCGAGATTTCATCTTCCGCTTGAAACGTTCGGATGTCGAAATGCTTCTGTTTGGAGAGTTCATGCAGGATGTCGCTGGCCGGCGTAATCGGATAGCTGCCGTAAAAAATCGGCTTTCCCGACAGCTGAGCGGCCGCAATCATTCCGAGCGCGGTCGCTTCGTTTCCCGTAATTTGGCGATAAAGGCCGGGGGCCAATGGCGCCTCGGGAACGCGGTAATGCGTGCCGAAGGCCTCGGCGGTCTCGCCGTAATAGTAGCCCGCCTTCAATGCCCGGCGGTTCGCTTCGGCGATCGCGGGAACTTTGGAGAATTTGTCGTCGATCCACCGCAGCGTCGGCTCCATCGTTCGATCGTAGAGCCAGAACATGAGTCCGAGTGCGAAAAAATTCTTACAGCGGTCCTGTTCTTTTTTGGAGAGACCCAAGTCTTTGAGCGACTCCTCGGTCAGCTTGTTCATCGGGATTTCAAAGACCCGGTAGCCGGAGAGCGACTCATCCGCCATGGGGTTCTTGTCGTACCCCACTTTTTTGAGATTTAGTTCCGTGAAGCTGTCGGTGTTGACGATCAAAATTCCGCCCTTCTCCAGATCGCGGAGATGAACTTTGAGTGCGGCCGGATTCATCGCGACCAGGACGTTCGGCTGATCGCCCGGCGTTCGAATATCATGGCTCGAAAAGTTGAGCTGAAATCCGCTTACACCGGGGAGCGAACCGGCGGGTGCGCGGATTTCCGCGGGGAAATCCGGAAACGTGGCGATGTCGTTTCCGATGATCGCCGAGGTCTGCGTGAACTGAGTTCCCGTGATTTGCATCCCGTCGCCGGAATCACCGGCGAATCGGATCGTCACGGAATCAAGTTCTTGAGTAACCGTCTTTTTCGACGAACGCGCCTGTGCGGCCTTCACGTCCTTGGCTTGGCCTGGGTCCGACATAATTCGATTCATCCTCCTTCGGGGGTCAGCATTTTTTGGTTCAATCTGGGCGGAAGATTCATGACTTCGGCGGGAAAATGTTCCGCCAGGAGTCGAATGATATTTCGTACCGACAACACGCCGAGCAGCGAATCATCCTGTTCGAAGATCGGTATGTGTCGAATGTTTTTCTTCCGCATGACGTAAATTGCTTTTCGAAGCGGTTCGTCGGCTTTCATGAGTGTTGCGGGGGAGGTCGCAAACTTCCGGACCGGTTCGTTCCAGGTGATCGCTTCATTCATCACGCGAATCAATAGATCCCGTTCCGTAAAGATCCCAACGACCTTGTTC
Encoded proteins:
- a CDS encoding 2-oxoacid:ferredoxin oxidoreductase subunit beta — translated: MTEPLNLTRDDFVSDQEVRWCPGCGDYAVLASIQRLMPTLNIPKENHVFISGIGCSSRFPYYMKTYGFHSIHGRAMTLATGLKVSRPELTVWVVTGDGDALSIGGNHFIHCLRRNVGLNILLFNNRIYGLTKGQYSPTSEKGKKTKSSPYGSIDYPINALSLALAAEATFIARTIDVHTQHLTETVRRAAGHEGVSFVEIYQNCNIFNDGAFKNLTEREFRDDRLLALEHGKPMLFGADRKKGIRLKDNRPEIVTIGENGVTEADILVHDEHAENPTIAYMLTRMDYPNYPVPIGVVRSVQKPTYEEMLHGQIAEVKTMKGKGDLGKLLRGSETWEVK
- a CDS encoding CBS domain-containing protein, with protein sequence MLCSFCGYENLEGADHCDECQASLTHEGGMPNPTEGWQKKIMKDTIRKVGVREPLITKPSGTVKQVVQKMKETGNGCVLVMEDGKLAGIFTERDLLHKLGRPGVDLSDYAVEQMMTASPEVLSEDDTIAYALNKMAMGNFRHVPIEKSDGSFYTLSVHDVLRYVF
- a CDS encoding CBS domain-containing protein — translated: MVAREDAPLEEVVESMRKEKVGSVVVISRGNAANKVVGIFTERDLLIRVMNEAITWNEPVRKFATSPATLMKADEPLRKAIYVMRKKNIRHIPIFEQDDSLLGVLSVRNIIRLLAEHFPAEVMNLPPRLNQKMLTPEGG
- a CDS encoding 2-oxoacid:acceptor oxidoreductase subunit alpha; protein product: MSDPGQAKDVKAAQARSSKKTVTQELDSVTIRFAGDSGDGMQITGTQFTQTSAIIGNDIATFPDFPAEIRAPAGSLPGVSGFQLNFSSHDIRTPGDQPNVLVAMNPAALKVHLRDLEKGGILIVNTDSFTELNLKKVGYDKNPMADESLSGYRVFEIPMNKLTEESLKDLGLSKKEQDRCKNFFALGLMFWLYDRTMEPTLRWIDDKFSKVPAIAEANRRALKAGYYYGETAEAFGTHYRVPEAPLAPGLYRQITGNEATALGMIAAAQLSGKPIFYGSYPITPASDILHELSKQKHFDIRTFQAEDEISAIGAAIGASFGGHLGVTGTSGPGVALKSEAIGLAVMTELPLVIINVQRGGPSTGLPTKTEQADLLQALYGRNSECPVAVVAPGTPGECFSFVTEAFRIATKYMTPVFFLSDGYLANGAEPWKVPSVESLKKFEIKHLVDAKNFQPYQRDEKTLARPWVVPGTKGLEHRIGGLEKQDITGNVSYDPINHDKMVRLRAAKIERIAQDIPDIEIYGKPSGKVLVVGWGSTYGAITTAVEALQQEGKAVSSIHIRYLNPMPKNLGEVLKRFEKILVPELNLGQLKLVLRHKFLVDAIGLNKVQGQPFKIAEVKEAVEKLI